The proteins below come from a single Streptomyces spongiicola genomic window:
- the thyX gene encoding FAD-dependent thymidylate synthase, with protein sequence MGAARATRLEGPPPVTRNPEDIKPSLRSDVTVELVKHTAGDSDVLWAARVSTAGEQSLDELAKDPERSKGLINYLMRDRHGSPFEHNSMTFFISAPIFVFREFMRHRVGWSYNEESGRYRELQPVFYVPDESRRLVQEGRPGRYVFVEGTRAQQELTGRVMQDSYRHAYEAYQEMLDAGVAREVARSVLPVGLYSSMYATCNARSLMHFLGLRTQHEMARVPSFPQREIEMVGEQMEEHWAGLMPLTHAAFNANGRVAP encoded by the coding sequence ATGGGCGCCGCCCGAGCGACACGACTGGAAGGACCCCCGCCGGTGACCCGGAACCCCGAAGACATCAAGCCCAGCCTACGCAGCGATGTCACCGTCGAGCTGGTGAAGCACACCGCCGGCGACTCCGACGTGCTGTGGGCTGCCCGGGTCTCCACCGCGGGCGAGCAGTCGCTGGACGAACTCGCGAAGGACCCGGAGCGGTCGAAGGGACTGATCAACTACCTGATGCGGGACCGCCACGGCAGCCCCTTCGAGCACAACTCGATGACCTTCTTCATCAGCGCCCCGATCTTCGTCTTCCGCGAGTTCATGCGCCACCGCGTCGGCTGGTCCTACAACGAGGAGTCCGGCCGGTACCGGGAACTCCAGCCGGTCTTCTACGTCCCGGACGAGTCGCGCAGGCTGGTGCAGGAGGGGCGTCCCGGCCGGTACGTGTTCGTGGAGGGCACCCGGGCCCAGCAGGAGCTGACCGGACGGGTGATGCAGGACTCCTACCGCCATGCCTACGAGGCCTACCAGGAGATGCTCGACGCGGGCGTCGCCCGTGAGGTCGCCCGCTCGGTGCTGCCGGTGGGCCTCTACTCGTCGATGTACGCGACCTGCAACGCCCGCTCGCTGATGCACTTCCTCGGGCTGCGTACCCAGCACGAGATGGCCAGGGTGCCGTCCTTCCCGCAGCGGGAGATCGAGATGGTCGGCGAGCAGATGGAGGAGCACTGGGCCGGGCTGATGCCGCTGACCCACGCGGCCTTCAATGCCAACGGCCGGGTGGCCCCGTAG
- a CDS encoding SpoIIE family protein phosphatase, whose protein sequence is MAEPGVEARTRSSEITARAAASFDPVGRSVATARAFVRDTLQGWGHSDVVDDAVVLTSELVTNAVIHAGTAADVLCLRTAEGVRVEVADRYPEREIPMQGGSRAVVHPDRENGRGLLLCAALASRWGVEYTPTRKHVWFQLDLPQRTVGTRSAGPVLPVGLLPVADERVRVAVVQIDRNGAVGSWNDDAEHLFGYAADQVVGKPLGDLAAWPQTPGIGTGLAEALRLSRWEGSYGIRGTDGRVVPVYASHLRVRDTQGEASTVCLLVRDYERAVLQTPTRAPAADGAGHDRRSADPFEVFIGSPAPDDLDGLLQRTVERARDMLDGDAAFLLLATDDETELEVRATTGLPSARQRFARVPVEAGTGRYGSARMPAVHEDLTSVPGAVPLLGGTGMRSVVTVPLKVEGRLTGSLGVAAEAAGRYSNEEALRLQFAADRIALAVESARLGELERLRRGSLSFLVEASDLLAGTLDRDQTLALMAQMTVPTLATWCAVYTISDQSSEPYLSYVLHEDEDRIDGLKALLSKIEPPDPVPTPGARVWTAPAHTAHQAALRTSMRELGLGAAHLSSGIGTTLATASAVGGETVVLPLVARNRVIGMLTLGKPSDDHFRQEILELAEDLSRRAALALDNARLYSERTAISQSLQRSLLPPGLPQVPGVEVEVIYRAAGEGNEVGGDFYDLFPIRDGAYGFAIGDVCGTGPEAAAVTGLARHALRLLAREGFGGPAVLERLNAAILDEGSRSRFLTLLYGELWPQEDGSALLKVVCAGHPLPLRLRQNGSVEPAAEPQPLLGVMEDLELYEQTVTLDPGDVLLCVTDGVTERREGTRMLGDDGLTDVLTTCTGLTAGAVAARVLRAVERFAAEPASDDMAILAMRVPEPHGG, encoded by the coding sequence ATGGCCGAGCCGGGCGTCGAAGCGCGCACGAGGAGTTCCGAGATCACCGCACGGGCGGCTGCCAGCTTCGACCCGGTCGGGCGGTCGGTGGCCACGGCGCGCGCGTTCGTCCGCGACACCCTCCAGGGCTGGGGGCACTCCGACGTCGTCGACGACGCCGTCGTCCTCACCAGTGAACTCGTCACCAACGCGGTGATCCACGCGGGGACCGCCGCGGATGTGCTCTGCCTGCGCACCGCGGAGGGCGTGCGGGTCGAGGTGGCCGACCGCTATCCGGAACGCGAGATCCCCATGCAGGGGGGCAGCAGAGCCGTCGTCCACCCCGACCGGGAGAACGGACGCGGACTGCTGCTCTGCGCCGCCCTCGCCTCCCGCTGGGGCGTCGAGTACACACCGACCCGCAAGCACGTCTGGTTCCAACTCGACCTTCCGCAGCGCACCGTGGGCACCCGGTCGGCGGGCCCGGTCCTCCCGGTCGGCCTCCTTCCCGTCGCCGACGAGCGCGTCCGTGTCGCCGTCGTCCAGATCGACCGCAACGGTGCCGTCGGCTCCTGGAACGACGACGCCGAGCACCTCTTCGGGTACGCGGCGGACCAGGTGGTCGGCAAACCACTCGGCGACCTCGCCGCCTGGCCGCAGACACCCGGCATCGGCACCGGCCTCGCCGAGGCGCTGCGGCTCTCCCGCTGGGAGGGCAGCTACGGCATCCGCGGTACGGACGGCCGGGTCGTCCCCGTCTACGCCTCCCACCTCCGCGTGCGCGACACCCAGGGTGAGGCGTCCACCGTCTGCCTGCTGGTGCGCGACTACGAGCGGGCCGTGCTCCAGACGCCGACGCGCGCGCCCGCGGCGGACGGCGCCGGCCACGACCGCCGCAGCGCCGATCCCTTCGAGGTCTTCATCGGCTCCCCGGCGCCGGACGACCTCGACGGCCTCCTCCAGCGCACCGTCGAACGCGCCCGCGACATGCTGGACGGCGACGCGGCGTTCCTCCTCCTGGCCACCGACGACGAGACGGAACTCGAGGTGCGGGCCACCACCGGGCTCCCCTCGGCCCGCCAGCGCTTCGCCCGGGTCCCGGTCGAGGCGGGCACCGGCCGGTACGGCTCGGCCCGAATGCCCGCCGTCCACGAGGACCTCACCTCGGTCCCGGGTGCCGTCCCCCTCCTCGGCGGTACCGGCATGCGTTCCGTCGTCACCGTCCCGCTGAAGGTCGAGGGCAGGCTCACCGGCTCCCTGGGCGTCGCGGCCGAGGCCGCCGGCCGCTACTCCAACGAGGAGGCGCTGCGCCTGCAGTTCGCCGCCGACCGCATCGCGCTCGCCGTCGAATCGGCGAGGCTGGGCGAGCTGGAGCGGCTGCGCCGGGGCTCCCTCAGCTTCCTCGTCGAGGCCTCGGACCTGCTGGCCGGTACGCTCGACCGCGACCAGACGCTGGCCCTGATGGCGCAGATGACGGTGCCGACGCTCGCCACCTGGTGCGCCGTCTACACGATCTCCGACCAGTCCTCCGAGCCGTACCTGTCGTACGTCCTGCACGAGGACGAGGACCGCATCGACGGCCTCAAGGCCCTGCTCTCCAAGATCGAACCACCGGACCCGGTCCCGACGCCCGGCGCCCGCGTGTGGACCGCCCCGGCCCACACGGCACACCAGGCCGCTCTGCGCACCTCCATGCGTGAACTCGGCCTCGGTGCCGCCCATCTGTCGTCCGGCATCGGCACCACTCTCGCCACGGCCTCGGCGGTCGGCGGCGAGACCGTGGTCCTCCCCCTCGTCGCCCGCAACCGCGTCATCGGGATGCTGACACTGGGCAAGCCGTCCGACGACCACTTCCGGCAGGAGATCCTGGAACTGGCCGAGGACCTGTCCCGCCGGGCCGCCCTCGCCCTGGACAACGCCAGGCTCTACTCCGAGCGCACGGCCATCAGCCAGTCGCTGCAGCGCAGCCTGCTGCCGCCGGGCCTGCCGCAGGTACCGGGCGTGGAGGTGGAGGTCATCTACCGCGCGGCCGGCGAGGGCAACGAGGTCGGCGGGGACTTCTACGACCTCTTCCCGATCCGCGACGGCGCGTACGGCTTCGCCATCGGCGATGTCTGCGGCACGGGCCCGGAGGCGGCCGCGGTCACCGGACTCGCCCGCCACGCCCTGCGTCTGCTCGCGCGGGAGGGCTTCGGCGGTCCGGCGGTGCTGGAACGGCTCAACGCGGCCATCCTCGACGAGGGTTCCCGCAGCCGCTTCCTCACTCTGCTGTACGGCGAACTCTGGCCCCAGGAGGACGGCTCGGCGCTTCTGAAGGTCGTCTGCGCCGGGCATCCGCTGCCGCTGCGGCTGCGCCAGAACGGCTCCGTGGAACCCGCGGCCGAGCCGCAGCCGCTGCTGGGGGTGATGGAGGACCTGGAGCTGTACGAGCAGACCGTCACCCTCGATCCGGGCGACGTGCTTCTCTGTGTCACCGACGGCGTCACGGAACGGCGTGAGGGCACCCGCATGCTCGGGGACGACGGTCTGACCGATGTCCTGACGACCTGTACGGGCCTGACGGCCGGGGCGGTCGCGGCACGTGTCCTCCGCGCGGTCGAGCGTTTCGCCGCCGAGCCGGCCTCGGATGACATGGCGATCCTCGCGATGCGCGTCCCGGAGCCGCACGGAGGCTGA
- the dapB gene encoding 4-hydroxy-tetrahydrodipicolinate reductase, producing the protein MSKLRVAVLGAGGRIGSEAVRAVGAAGDMELVAALGRGDKLETLVESGAQVAVELTTPASVMGNLDFCVRHGIHAVVGTTGWTDERLTHLRTSLAASPETGVLIAPNFSIGAVLTMKFAAQAARWFESVEVVELHHPNKADAPSGTATRTAQLIAAARAGAGCAPQPDATVTALDGARGADVDGVPVHAVRLRGLLAHQEVLLGGEGETLTLRHDSLHHSSFMPGILLGVRRVVDTPGLTFGLENYLDLG; encoded by the coding sequence ATGAGCAAGCTGCGTGTGGCCGTCCTCGGTGCCGGGGGCCGCATCGGCTCCGAGGCCGTGCGAGCCGTCGGAGCCGCCGGCGACATGGAGCTCGTCGCGGCACTCGGACGGGGGGACAAGCTGGAGACCCTCGTCGAGAGCGGTGCCCAGGTGGCGGTCGAGCTGACGACCCCCGCCTCGGTCATGGGGAACCTCGACTTCTGCGTGCGCCACGGCATCCACGCGGTCGTGGGTACCACCGGCTGGACCGACGAGCGCCTCACGCATCTGCGTACCTCGCTCGCGGCCTCGCCGGAGACGGGTGTGCTGATCGCGCCCAACTTCTCCATCGGCGCCGTCCTCACCATGAAGTTCGCCGCCCAGGCCGCCCGCTGGTTCGAGTCGGTCGAGGTCGTGGAACTGCACCACCCGAACAAGGCGGACGCTCCCTCCGGCACGGCGACCCGCACGGCCCAGCTGATCGCCGCGGCCCGGGCCGGGGCCGGCTGCGCGCCCCAGCCCGACGCCACCGTCACCGCACTGGACGGGGCGCGCGGAGCGGACGTCGACGGGGTGCCGGTCCACGCCGTACGGCTGCGCGGCCTGCTCGCCCACCAGGAAGTCCTGCTCGGAGGTGAGGGCGAGACCCTCACCCTGCGCCACGACTCCCTGCACCACAGCAGCTTCATGCCGGGCATCCTGCTGGGCGTCCGCCGTGTGGTGGACACGCCCGGGCTGACCTTCGGCCTCGAGAACTACCTCGACCTCGGCTGA
- the dapA gene encoding 4-hydroxy-tetrahydrodipicolinate synthase, whose amino-acid sequence MAPISTPQTPFGRVLTAMVTPFTADGALDLDGAQRLATHLVDAGNDGLIINGTTGESPTTGNAEKDQLVRAVLEAVGDRAHVVAGVGTNDTRHSIELARAAERAGAHGLLAVTPYYNKPPQEGLYRHFTAIADSTGLPVMLYDIPGRSGVPIDTETIVSLAAHPRIVANKDAKGDLGRASWAIARSGLAWYSGDDMLNLPLLSVGAVGFVSVVGHVVTPELRALVDAYTAGDVQKATEIHQKLLPVFTGMFRTQGVITSKAALALQGLPAGPLRLPLVELGEAETAQLKIDLAAGGVQL is encoded by the coding sequence ATGGCTCCGATCTCGACTCCGCAGACCCCCTTCGGGCGGGTCCTCACCGCCATGGTCACGCCGTTCACGGCGGACGGCGCGCTCGACCTCGACGGCGCGCAGCGGCTCGCCACCCACCTGGTGGACGCAGGCAACGACGGCCTGATCATCAACGGCACCACCGGTGAGTCCCCCACCACCGGCAACGCGGAGAAGGACCAGCTCGTCCGTGCCGTCCTGGAGGCCGTGGGCGACCGGGCGCACGTGGTCGCCGGGGTCGGGACCAACGACACCCGCCACAGCATCGAACTGGCACGTGCCGCCGAGCGCGCAGGCGCGCACGGGCTGCTGGCCGTCACCCCGTACTACAACAAGCCCCCTCAGGAAGGCCTGTACCGGCACTTCACGGCCATCGCCGACAGCACCGGACTCCCGGTGATGCTGTACGACATCCCGGGCCGCAGCGGCGTCCCGATCGACACCGAGACGATCGTGAGCCTCGCGGCCCACCCGCGGATCGTCGCGAACAAGGACGCCAAGGGCGACCTCGGCCGTGCGAGCTGGGCCATCGCCCGCAGCGGACTCGCCTGGTACTCGGGCGACGACATGCTCAACCTCCCGCTGCTGTCCGTGGGCGCCGTCGGTTTCGTCTCCGTGGTCGGCCATGTCGTCACCCCGGAGCTCCGTGCCCTGGTGGACGCCTACACCGCGGGCGACGTGCAGAAGGCCACCGAGATCCACCAGAAGCTGCTTCCGGTCTTCACCGGCATGTTCCGCACCCAGGGCGTCATCACCAGCAAGGCCGCCCTCGCCCTTCAGGGCCTGCCCGCGGGCCCGCTCCGGCTCCCGCTGGTCGAGCTCGGTGAGGCCGAGACCGCCCAGCTGAAGATCGATCTCGCGGCCGGCGGGGTACAGCTGTAA
- a CDS encoding ribonuclease J — protein MSHPHPELGAPPKLSKGGLRVTPLGGLGEIGRNMTVFEYEGRLLVVDCGVLFPEEEQPGVDLILPDFTTLVDRLDDVEAIVLTHGHEDHIGGVPYLLRLKPDIPLIGSKLTLALIEAKLQEHRIRPYTLEVAEGRREDFGPFDCEFVAVNHSIPDALAVAIRTPAGLVVHTGDFKMDQLPMDGRLTDLHAFARLSEEGIDLLLSDSTNAEVPGFVPAERDISNVLRGVFANARKRIIVASFASHIHRVQQILDAAHEYGRKVAFVGRSMVRNMGIARDLGYLRVPSGLVVDVKTLDDLPDDKVVLICTGSQGEPMAALSRMANRDHQIRIVQGDTVILASSLIPGNENAVYRVINGLSRWGANVVHKGNAKVHVSGHASAGELLYFYNICKPRNLMPVHGEWRHLRANAELGALTGIPKDHIVIAEDGVVVDLVDGRARISGKVQAGYVYVDGLSVGDVTEASLKDRRILGDEGIISVFVVVDSTTGKIVGGPHIHSRGSGIEDAAFDAVIPRIEEAVQKSAADGVAEPHQLQQLIRRTMGKWISDTYRRRPMILPVVVEV, from the coding sequence TTGAGTCATCCGCATCCCGAACTCGGCGCTCCGCCGAAGCTTTCCAAGGGTGGCCTGCGCGTCACACCGCTCGGCGGTCTCGGCGAGATCGGCCGCAACATGACCGTCTTCGAGTACGAGGGCCGGCTCCTGGTCGTCGACTGCGGCGTTCTCTTCCCCGAGGAGGAGCAGCCCGGTGTCGACCTGATCCTGCCGGACTTCACCACCCTGGTGGACCGGCTCGACGACGTCGAGGCGATCGTGCTCACGCACGGGCACGAGGACCACATCGGGGGGGTGCCCTACCTCCTCCGCCTCAAGCCGGACATCCCGCTGATCGGCTCCAAGCTGACCCTCGCCCTCATCGAGGCCAAGCTCCAGGAGCACCGCATCCGTCCCTACACCCTGGAGGTCGCGGAGGGGCGGCGCGAGGACTTCGGCCCCTTCGACTGCGAGTTCGTCGCGGTCAACCACTCCATCCCGGACGCGCTCGCGGTCGCCATCCGCACCCCGGCCGGGCTGGTCGTGCACACGGGCGACTTCAAGATGGACCAGCTCCCGATGGACGGCCGTCTGACGGACCTGCACGCGTTCGCACGTCTGAGCGAGGAGGGTATCGACCTCCTGCTGTCCGACTCCACGAACGCCGAGGTACCCGGCTTCGTACCCGCCGAGCGGGACATCTCGAACGTGCTGCGCGGGGTCTTCGCGAACGCCCGCAAGCGCATCATCGTCGCCAGCTTCGCCAGCCACATCCACCGAGTGCAGCAGATCCTGGACGCGGCCCACGAGTACGGCCGCAAGGTCGCCTTCGTCGGCCGGTCCATGGTCCGCAACATGGGCATCGCCCGCGACCTCGGATACCTCAGGGTGCCGTCCGGACTCGTCGTGGACGTCAAGACGCTCGACGACCTGCCCGACGACAAGGTCGTACTGATCTGTACCGGATCCCAGGGCGAGCCGATGGCGGCGCTGTCCCGCATGGCCAACCGGGACCACCAGATCCGGATCGTGCAGGGTGACACGGTGATCCTCGCGTCCTCGCTGATCCCGGGCAACGAGAACGCGGTCTACCGCGTGATCAACGGGCTGAGCCGCTGGGGGGCGAACGTCGTCCACAAGGGCAACGCCAAGGTCCATGTCTCGGGCCACGCCTCGGCCGGAGAACTGCTGTACTTCTACAACATCTGCAAGCCGAGGAACCTGATGCCGGTCCACGGCGAGTGGCGCCATCTCCGCGCCAACGCCGAACTCGGAGCCCTGACGGGAATTCCCAAGGACCACATCGTGATCGCCGAGGACGGCGTCGTCGTCGACCTGGTCGACGGCCGGGCCAGAATCAGCGGCAAGGTCCAGGCGGGGTACGTCTACGTGGACGGCCTCTCGGTCGGCGATGTCACCGAGGCCTCGCTGAAGGACCGCCGCATCCTCGGAGACGAGGGCATCATCTCGGTCTTCGTCGTGGTCGACTCCACGACGGGCAAGATCGTGGGCGGGCCGCACATCCACTCCCGTGGCTCCGGTATCGAGGACGCCGCCTTCGACGCGGTGATCCCCAGGATCGAGGAAGCCGTCCAGAAGTCCGCGGCCGACGGAGTCGCCGAGCCCCACCAGCTTCAGCAGCTCATCCGCCGCACGATGGGCAAGTGGATCTCCGACACCTACCGCCGCCGGCCGATGATCCTCCCGGTGGTCGTGGAGGTCTGA